A genomic segment from Lagenorhynchus albirostris chromosome X, mLagAlb1.1, whole genome shotgun sequence encodes:
- the TSPYL2 gene encoding testis-specific Y-encoded-like protein 2 isoform X3 translates to MDGPDEGPPAKARRLSSSETPQSELPPPPPPPPPPPPPPPPLLRLPLPPPQQRPRLREETEAAQVLADMRGVGLGPALPPPPPYVILEEGGIRAYFTLGAGGPGWEPAIESGYGGTPPPTESLETLSPSEVSGGSLEIDFQVTEPSSFAGEKALETCSAGGRGYQRLAGPRGREETIIIVEDDDEDEMESVRKRRRRRKRKPRKVKRESREKNAEKIECILQALENIQLDLEAVNIKAGKAFLRLKRKFIQMRRPFLERRDLIIQHIPGFWVKAFLNHPKISILINQRDEDIFRYLTNLQTNPYFTNMVIVKEFQRSRSGRLVSHSTPIRWHRGQEPQAHRHRNQDASHSFFSWFSNHSLPEADRIAEIIKNDLWVNPVRYYMMGEGGYRASRKKQEKEERLPHSKNRDEYEVVIVEDSDDCHIMEDITGETSDSDGITDNETIHDIKISDFMETTDCFETTDNEITDISESLCDSECPDHNGSIDSETTDNESPNDNETTDNNESADDNETTDNNESTDDNNENPDDNNENPDDNNENPEDNNTDDNEENPDDNEENTDDNDENADGDENTNGDDENPKSGNHSSNGSNQDSSDSDNGDNDGSDIEDNDGNEGDNEGSDDDGNEGDNEGSDDDDRDIEDYENDLEDSDKDHHNSANQDDYEDEVENISVEESSVEEEEEGSEEGSEQEGEDSDDEEESEEEEGIEEDSEGGEDSEDSDMEEVLQVPNPWANLGKRGKTG, encoded by the exons ATGGACGGCCCGGATGAGGGGCCTCCGGCCAAGGCCCGCCGCCTCAGTAGCTCTGAGACCCCTCAGAGcgagctgccgccgccgccgccgccgccgccgccgccgccgccgccacctccACCTCTCTTGCGCCTGCCCCTGCCTCCACCTCAGCAGCGCCCGAGGCTCCGGGAGGAAACCGAGGCGGCACAGGTGCTGGCTGACATGAGGGGGGTGGGACTGGGCCCCGCTCTGCCCCCGCCGCCGCCCTATGTCATTCTGGAGGAGGGGGGAATCCGCGCGTACTTcaccctgggggctgggggtccCGGCTGGGAGCCCGCGATCGAGTCAGGGTACGGGGGGACGCCCCCTCCCACGGAGAGCCTGGAAACGCTTTCTCCCTCGGAGGTTTCTGGGGGAAGCCTGGAGATTGACTTCCAGGTGACGGAGCCCAGCAGCTTTGCAGGAGAGAAGGCCCTAGAAACCTGTAGCGCAGGGGGGCGGGGGTACCAGAGGTTAGCCGgtccaagggggagggaagagaccATCATCATCGTGGAAGACGACGACGAGGATGAAATGGAAAgtgtgaggaagaggaggaggaggaggaagaggaagcccaGGAAGGTGAAGAGGGAAAGCCGAGAGAAGAATGCCGAGAAGATAGAGTGCATCCTGCAGGCGCTGGAAAACATTCAGCTGGACCTGGAGGCGGTGAATATCAAGGCGGGCAAGGCCTTCCTCCGTCTCAAGCGCAAGTTCATCCAGATGCGAAGACCCTTCCTGGAGCGCAGAGATCTCATCATCCAGCATATCCCAGGCTTCTGGGTCAAAGCA TTCCTCAACCACCCCAAAATTTCAATCTTGATCAACCAACGTGATGAAGACATTTTCCGCTACTTGACCAATCTGCAG ACAAACCCCTACTTCACAAATATGGTGATCGTCAAGGAGTTCCAGCGCAGCCGCTCGG GCCGGCTGGTGTCTCACTCCACCCCAATTCGCTGGCACCGGGGCCAGGAACCTCAGGCCCACAGGCACAGGAACCAGGATGCCAGCCACAGCTTCTTCAGCTGGTTCTCAAACCATAGCCTCCCAGAGGCTGACAGGATTGCTGAG ATTATCAAGAATGACCTGTGGGTTAACCCTGTGCGTTACTACATGATGGGAGAAGGGGGCTACAGGGCAAGcagaaagaagcaagaaaaggaagaaag GCTTCCCCACAGTAAAAACAGGGATGAATATGAGGTGGTGATCGTGGAAGACTCCGATGACTGTCACATCATGGAAGACATTACTGGAGAGACTTCAGACAGTGATGGTATCACCGACAATGAGACCATTCATGACATCAAGATCTCTGACTTCATGGAGACCACTGACTGCTTCGAGACCACTGACAACGAGATAACTGACATCAGCGAGAGCCTCTGTGACAGCGAGTGCCCTGACCACAATGGGAGCATTGACAGTGAGACCACTGACAATGAGAGCCCCAATGACAACGAAACCACTGATAACAATGAGAGTGCTGATGACAACGAGACCACTGACAACAATGAGAGTACCGATGACAACAATGAGAATCCTGATGACAACAATGAGAACCCCGATGACAACAATGAGAACCCTGAAGACAACAACACTGATGACAATGAAGAGAACCCTGATGACAACGAAGAGAACACTGATGATAACGATGAGAACGCCGATGGTGACGAGAACACCAATGGTGATGATGAGAACCCCAAAAGTGGCAATCACAGCAGCAACGGCAGCAACCAGGACAGCAGCGACAGTGACAATGGAGACAATGACGGCAGTGATATTGAAGATAACGATGGCAACGAAGGTGACAATGAAGGTAGTGATGATGATGGCAATGAAGGTGACAATGAAGGCAGCGATGATGACGACAGAGACATTGAAGACTATGAGAATGACCTTGAAGACTCTGACAAGGATCACCATAACAGCGCCAACCAGGATGACTATGAGGACGAGGTAGAGAACATCTCCGTAGAAGAATCATCagtggaagaagaagaggagggcaGTGAGGAAG
- the TSPYL2 gene encoding testis-specific Y-encoded-like protein 2 isoform X1: MDGPDEGPPAKARRLSSSETPQSELPPPPPPPPPPPPPPPPLLRLPLPPPQQRPRLREETEAAQVLADMRGVGLGPALPPPPPYVILEEGGIRAYFTLGAGGPGWEPAIESGYGGTPPPTESLETLSPSEVSGGSLEIDFQVTEPSSFAGEKALETCSAGGRGYQRLAGPRGREETIIIVEDDDEDEMESVRKRRRRRKRKPRKVKRESREKNAEKIECILQALENIQLDLEAVNIKAGKAFLRLKRKFIQMRRPFLERRDLIIQHIPGFWVKAFLNHPKISILINQRDEDIFRYLTNLQVQDLRHISMGYKMKLYFQTNPYFTNMVIVKEFQRSRSGRLVSHSTPIRWHRGQEPQAHRHRNQDASHSFFSWFSNHSLPEADRIAEIIKNDLWVNPVRYYMMGEGGYRASRKKQEKEERLPHSKNRDEYEVVIVEDSDDCHIMEDITGETSDSDGITDNETIHDIKISDFMETTDCFETTDNEITDISESLCDSECPDHNGSIDSETTDNESPNDNETTDNNESADDNETTDNNESTDDNNENPDDNNENPDDNNENPEDNNTDDNEENPDDNEENTDDNDENADGDENTNGDDENPKSGNHSSNGSNQDSSDSDNGDNDGSDIEDNDGNEGDNEGSDDDGNEGDNEGSDDDDRDIEDYENDLEDSDKDHHNSANQDDYEDEVENISVEESSVEEEEEGSEEGSEQEGEDSDDEEESEEEEGIEEDSEGGEDSEDSDMEEVLQVPNPWANLGKRGKTG, translated from the exons ATGGACGGCCCGGATGAGGGGCCTCCGGCCAAGGCCCGCCGCCTCAGTAGCTCTGAGACCCCTCAGAGcgagctgccgccgccgccgccgccgccgccgccgccgccgccgccacctccACCTCTCTTGCGCCTGCCCCTGCCTCCACCTCAGCAGCGCCCGAGGCTCCGGGAGGAAACCGAGGCGGCACAGGTGCTGGCTGACATGAGGGGGGTGGGACTGGGCCCCGCTCTGCCCCCGCCGCCGCCCTATGTCATTCTGGAGGAGGGGGGAATCCGCGCGTACTTcaccctgggggctgggggtccCGGCTGGGAGCCCGCGATCGAGTCAGGGTACGGGGGGACGCCCCCTCCCACGGAGAGCCTGGAAACGCTTTCTCCCTCGGAGGTTTCTGGGGGAAGCCTGGAGATTGACTTCCAGGTGACGGAGCCCAGCAGCTTTGCAGGAGAGAAGGCCCTAGAAACCTGTAGCGCAGGGGGGCGGGGGTACCAGAGGTTAGCCGgtccaagggggagggaagagaccATCATCATCGTGGAAGACGACGACGAGGATGAAATGGAAAgtgtgaggaagaggaggaggaggaggaagaggaagcccaGGAAGGTGAAGAGGGAAAGCCGAGAGAAGAATGCCGAGAAGATAGAGTGCATCCTGCAGGCGCTGGAAAACATTCAGCTGGACCTGGAGGCGGTGAATATCAAGGCGGGCAAGGCCTTCCTCCGTCTCAAGCGCAAGTTCATCCAGATGCGAAGACCCTTCCTGGAGCGCAGAGATCTCATCATCCAGCATATCCCAGGCTTCTGGGTCAAAGCA TTCCTCAACCACCCCAAAATTTCAATCTTGATCAACCAACGTGATGAAGACATTTTCCGCTACTTGACCAATCTGCAG GTACAGGATCTCAGACATATCTCCATGGGCTATAAAATGAAGCTGTACTTCCAGACAAACCCCTACTTCACAAATATGGTGATCGTCAAGGAGTTCCAGCGCAGCCGCTCGG GCCGGCTGGTGTCTCACTCCACCCCAATTCGCTGGCACCGGGGCCAGGAACCTCAGGCCCACAGGCACAGGAACCAGGATGCCAGCCACAGCTTCTTCAGCTGGTTCTCAAACCATAGCCTCCCAGAGGCTGACAGGATTGCTGAG ATTATCAAGAATGACCTGTGGGTTAACCCTGTGCGTTACTACATGATGGGAGAAGGGGGCTACAGGGCAAGcagaaagaagcaagaaaaggaagaaag GCTTCCCCACAGTAAAAACAGGGATGAATATGAGGTGGTGATCGTGGAAGACTCCGATGACTGTCACATCATGGAAGACATTACTGGAGAGACTTCAGACAGTGATGGTATCACCGACAATGAGACCATTCATGACATCAAGATCTCTGACTTCATGGAGACCACTGACTGCTTCGAGACCACTGACAACGAGATAACTGACATCAGCGAGAGCCTCTGTGACAGCGAGTGCCCTGACCACAATGGGAGCATTGACAGTGAGACCACTGACAATGAGAGCCCCAATGACAACGAAACCACTGATAACAATGAGAGTGCTGATGACAACGAGACCACTGACAACAATGAGAGTACCGATGACAACAATGAGAATCCTGATGACAACAATGAGAACCCCGATGACAACAATGAGAACCCTGAAGACAACAACACTGATGACAATGAAGAGAACCCTGATGACAACGAAGAGAACACTGATGATAACGATGAGAACGCCGATGGTGACGAGAACACCAATGGTGATGATGAGAACCCCAAAAGTGGCAATCACAGCAGCAACGGCAGCAACCAGGACAGCAGCGACAGTGACAATGGAGACAATGACGGCAGTGATATTGAAGATAACGATGGCAACGAAGGTGACAATGAAGGTAGTGATGATGATGGCAATGAAGGTGACAATGAAGGCAGCGATGATGACGACAGAGACATTGAAGACTATGAGAATGACCTTGAAGACTCTGACAAGGATCACCATAACAGCGCCAACCAGGATGACTATGAGGACGAGGTAGAGAACATCTCCGTAGAAGAATCATCagtggaagaagaagaggagggcaGTGAGGAAG
- the TSPYL2 gene encoding testis-specific Y-encoded-like protein 2 isoform X2 — translation MDGPDEGPPAKARRLSSSETPQSELPPPPPPPPPPPPPPPPLLRLPLPPPQQRPRLREETEAAQVLADMRGVGLGPALPPPPPYVILEEGGIRAYFTLGAGGPGWEPAIESGYGGTPPPTESLETLSPSEVSGGSLEIDFQVTEPSSFAGEKALETCSAGGRGYQRLAGPRGREETIIIVEDDDEDEMESVRKRRRRRKRKPRKVKRESREKNAEKIECILQALENIQLDLEAVNIKAGKAFLRLKRKFIQMRRPFLERRDLIIQHIPGFWVKAFLNHPKISILINQRDEDIFRYLTNLQVQDLRHISMGYKMKLYFQTNPYFTNMVIVKEFQRSRSGRLVSHSTPIRWHRGQEPQAHRHRNQDASHSFFSWFSNHSLPEADRIAEIIKNDLWVNPVRYYMMGEGGYRASRKKQEKEESKNRDEYEVVIVEDSDDCHIMEDITGETSDSDGITDNETIHDIKISDFMETTDCFETTDNEITDISESLCDSECPDHNGSIDSETTDNESPNDNETTDNNESADDNETTDNNESTDDNNENPDDNNENPDDNNENPEDNNTDDNEENPDDNEENTDDNDENADGDENTNGDDENPKSGNHSSNGSNQDSSDSDNGDNDGSDIEDNDGNEGDNEGSDDDGNEGDNEGSDDDDRDIEDYENDLEDSDKDHHNSANQDDYEDEVENISVEESSVEEEEEGSEEGSEQEGEDSDDEEESEEEEGIEEDSEGGEDSEDSDMEEVLQVPNPWANLGKRGKTG, via the exons ATGGACGGCCCGGATGAGGGGCCTCCGGCCAAGGCCCGCCGCCTCAGTAGCTCTGAGACCCCTCAGAGcgagctgccgccgccgccgccgccgccgccgccgccgccgccgccacctccACCTCTCTTGCGCCTGCCCCTGCCTCCACCTCAGCAGCGCCCGAGGCTCCGGGAGGAAACCGAGGCGGCACAGGTGCTGGCTGACATGAGGGGGGTGGGACTGGGCCCCGCTCTGCCCCCGCCGCCGCCCTATGTCATTCTGGAGGAGGGGGGAATCCGCGCGTACTTcaccctgggggctgggggtccCGGCTGGGAGCCCGCGATCGAGTCAGGGTACGGGGGGACGCCCCCTCCCACGGAGAGCCTGGAAACGCTTTCTCCCTCGGAGGTTTCTGGGGGAAGCCTGGAGATTGACTTCCAGGTGACGGAGCCCAGCAGCTTTGCAGGAGAGAAGGCCCTAGAAACCTGTAGCGCAGGGGGGCGGGGGTACCAGAGGTTAGCCGgtccaagggggagggaagagaccATCATCATCGTGGAAGACGACGACGAGGATGAAATGGAAAgtgtgaggaagaggaggaggaggaggaagaggaagcccaGGAAGGTGAAGAGGGAAAGCCGAGAGAAGAATGCCGAGAAGATAGAGTGCATCCTGCAGGCGCTGGAAAACATTCAGCTGGACCTGGAGGCGGTGAATATCAAGGCGGGCAAGGCCTTCCTCCGTCTCAAGCGCAAGTTCATCCAGATGCGAAGACCCTTCCTGGAGCGCAGAGATCTCATCATCCAGCATATCCCAGGCTTCTGGGTCAAAGCA TTCCTCAACCACCCCAAAATTTCAATCTTGATCAACCAACGTGATGAAGACATTTTCCGCTACTTGACCAATCTGCAG GTACAGGATCTCAGACATATCTCCATGGGCTATAAAATGAAGCTGTACTTCCAGACAAACCCCTACTTCACAAATATGGTGATCGTCAAGGAGTTCCAGCGCAGCCGCTCGG GCCGGCTGGTGTCTCACTCCACCCCAATTCGCTGGCACCGGGGCCAGGAACCTCAGGCCCACAGGCACAGGAACCAGGATGCCAGCCACAGCTTCTTCAGCTGGTTCTCAAACCATAGCCTCCCAGAGGCTGACAGGATTGCTGAG ATTATCAAGAATGACCTGTGGGTTAACCCTGTGCGTTACTACATGATGGGAGAAGGGGGCTACAGGGCAAGcagaaagaagcaagaaaaggaagaaag TAAAAACAGGGATGAATATGAGGTGGTGATCGTGGAAGACTCCGATGACTGTCACATCATGGAAGACATTACTGGAGAGACTTCAGACAGTGATGGTATCACCGACAATGAGACCATTCATGACATCAAGATCTCTGACTTCATGGAGACCACTGACTGCTTCGAGACCACTGACAACGAGATAACTGACATCAGCGAGAGCCTCTGTGACAGCGAGTGCCCTGACCACAATGGGAGCATTGACAGTGAGACCACTGACAATGAGAGCCCCAATGACAACGAAACCACTGATAACAATGAGAGTGCTGATGACAACGAGACCACTGACAACAATGAGAGTACCGATGACAACAATGAGAATCCTGATGACAACAATGAGAACCCCGATGACAACAATGAGAACCCTGAAGACAACAACACTGATGACAATGAAGAGAACCCTGATGACAACGAAGAGAACACTGATGATAACGATGAGAACGCCGATGGTGACGAGAACACCAATGGTGATGATGAGAACCCCAAAAGTGGCAATCACAGCAGCAACGGCAGCAACCAGGACAGCAGCGACAGTGACAATGGAGACAATGACGGCAGTGATATTGAAGATAACGATGGCAACGAAGGTGACAATGAAGGTAGTGATGATGATGGCAATGAAGGTGACAATGAAGGCAGCGATGATGACGACAGAGACATTGAAGACTATGAGAATGACCTTGAAGACTCTGACAAGGATCACCATAACAGCGCCAACCAGGATGACTATGAGGACGAGGTAGAGAACATCTCCGTAGAAGAATCATCagtggaagaagaagaggagggcaGTGAGGAAG
- the TSPYL2 gene encoding testis-specific Y-encoded-like protein 2 isoform X4, with the protein MDGPDEGPPAKARRLSSSETPQSELPPPPPPPPPPPPPPPPLLRLPLPPPQQRPRLREETEAAQSLLDLNCSLHQFLNHPKISILINQRDEDIFRYLTNLQVQDLRHISMGYKMKLYFQTNPYFTNMVIVKEFQRSRSGRLVSHSTPIRWHRGQEPQAHRHRNQDASHSFFSWFSNHSLPEADRIAEIIKNDLWVNPVRYYMMGEGGYRASRKKQEKEERLPHSKNRDEYEVVIVEDSDDCHIMEDITGETSDSDGITDNETIHDIKISDFMETTDCFETTDNEITDISESLCDSECPDHNGSIDSETTDNESPNDNETTDNNESADDNETTDNNESTDDNNENPDDNNENPDDNNENPEDNNTDDNEENPDDNEENTDDNDENADGDENTNGDDENPKSGNHSSNGSNQDSSDSDNGDNDGSDIEDNDGNEGDNEGSDDDGNEGDNEGSDDDDRDIEDYENDLEDSDKDHHNSANQDDYEDEVENISVEESSVEEEEEGSEEGSEQEGEDSDDEEESEEEEGIEEDSEGGEDSEDSDMEEVLQVPNPWANLGKRGKTG; encoded by the exons ATGGACGGCCCGGATGAGGGGCCTCCGGCCAAGGCCCGCCGCCTCAGTAGCTCTGAGACCCCTCAGAGcgagctgccgccgccgccgccgccgccgccgccgccgccgccgccacctccACCTCTCTTGCGCCTGCCCCTGCCTCCACCTCAGCAGCGCCCGAGGCTCCGGGAGGAAACCGAGGCGGCACAG TCACTCCTTGACCTAAACTGCTCCCTCCATCAGTTCCTCAACCACCCCAAAATTTCAATCTTGATCAACCAACGTGATGAAGACATTTTCCGCTACTTGACCAATCTGCAG GTACAGGATCTCAGACATATCTCCATGGGCTATAAAATGAAGCTGTACTTCCAGACAAACCCCTACTTCACAAATATGGTGATCGTCAAGGAGTTCCAGCGCAGCCGCTCGG GCCGGCTGGTGTCTCACTCCACCCCAATTCGCTGGCACCGGGGCCAGGAACCTCAGGCCCACAGGCACAGGAACCAGGATGCCAGCCACAGCTTCTTCAGCTGGTTCTCAAACCATAGCCTCCCAGAGGCTGACAGGATTGCTGAG ATTATCAAGAATGACCTGTGGGTTAACCCTGTGCGTTACTACATGATGGGAGAAGGGGGCTACAGGGCAAGcagaaagaagcaagaaaaggaagaaag GCTTCCCCACAGTAAAAACAGGGATGAATATGAGGTGGTGATCGTGGAAGACTCCGATGACTGTCACATCATGGAAGACATTACTGGAGAGACTTCAGACAGTGATGGTATCACCGACAATGAGACCATTCATGACATCAAGATCTCTGACTTCATGGAGACCACTGACTGCTTCGAGACCACTGACAACGAGATAACTGACATCAGCGAGAGCCTCTGTGACAGCGAGTGCCCTGACCACAATGGGAGCATTGACAGTGAGACCACTGACAATGAGAGCCCCAATGACAACGAAACCACTGATAACAATGAGAGTGCTGATGACAACGAGACCACTGACAACAATGAGAGTACCGATGACAACAATGAGAATCCTGATGACAACAATGAGAACCCCGATGACAACAATGAGAACCCTGAAGACAACAACACTGATGACAATGAAGAGAACCCTGATGACAACGAAGAGAACACTGATGATAACGATGAGAACGCCGATGGTGACGAGAACACCAATGGTGATGATGAGAACCCCAAAAGTGGCAATCACAGCAGCAACGGCAGCAACCAGGACAGCAGCGACAGTGACAATGGAGACAATGACGGCAGTGATATTGAAGATAACGATGGCAACGAAGGTGACAATGAAGGTAGTGATGATGATGGCAATGAAGGTGACAATGAAGGCAGCGATGATGACGACAGAGACATTGAAGACTATGAGAATGACCTTGAAGACTCTGACAAGGATCACCATAACAGCGCCAACCAGGATGACTATGAGGACGAGGTAGAGAACATCTCCGTAGAAGAATCATCagtggaagaagaagaggagggcaGTGAGGAAG
- the GPR173 gene encoding probable G-protein coupled receptor 173, with protein MANATGEPEEVSGALSPPSASAYVKLVLLGLIMCVSLAGNAILSLLVLKERALHKAPYYFLLDLCLADGIRSAVCFPFVLASVRHGSSWTFSALSCKIVAFMAVLFCFHAAFMLFCISVTRYMAIAHHRFYAKRMTLWTCTAVICMAWTLSVAMAFPPVFDVGTYKFIREEDQCIFEHRYFKANDTLGFMLMLAVLMAATHAVYGKLLLFEYRHRKMKPVQMVPAISQNWTFHGPGATGQAAANWIAGFGRGPMPPTLLGIRQNGHAASRRLLGMDEVKGEKQLGRMFYAITLLFLLLWSPYIVACYWRVFVKACAVPHRYLATAVWMSFAQAAVNPIVCFLLNKDLKKCLRTHAPCWGTGDAPAPREPYCVM; from the coding sequence ATGGCCAACGCCACTGGAGAGCCCGAGGAGGTGAGCGGCGCACTGTCTCCACCATCAGCATCGGCTTACGTGAAGCTGGTGCTGCTGGGACTGATCATGTGCGTGAGCCTGGCGGGCAATGCCATCTTGTCCCTGCTGGTGCTCAAGGAGCGTGCCCTGCACAAGGCTCCTTACTACTTTCTGTTGGACCTGTGCCTGGCTGATGGCATACGCTCTGCCGTCTGCTTCCCCTTTGTGCTGGCTTCTGTGCGCCACGGCTCCTCATGGACCTTCAGTGCGCTCAGCTGCAAGATTGTGGCCTTTATGGCTGTGCTCTTTTGCTTCCATGCGGCCTTCATGCTGTTCTGCATCAGCGTCACACGCTACATGGCCATCGCCCACCACCGCTTCTACGCCAAGCGCATGACACTCTGGACATGCACAGCTGTCATCTGCATGGCCTGGACCCTGTCTGTGGCCATGGCCTTCCCACCTGTCTTCGACGTGGGCACCTACAAGTTCATCCGTGAGGAGGACCAGTGCATCTTTGAGCATCGCTACTTCAAGGCCAATGACACGCTGGGCTTCATGCTTATGTTGGCTGTGCTCATGGCAGCCACACATGCTGTCTATGGCAAGCTGCTCCTCTTCGAGTATCGTCACCGCAAGATGAAGCCCGTGCAGATGGTGCCAGCCATCAGCCAGAACTGGACATTCCATGGTCCTGGGGCCACCGGCCAGGCTGCTGCCAACTGGATCGCTGGCTTTGGCCGTGGGCCCATGCCACCAACCCTGCTGGGTATCCGGCAGAATGGGCATGCAGCCAGCCGGCGGCTGCTGGGCATGGACGAGGTCAAGGGTGAAAAGCAGCTGGGCCGTATGTTCTACGCAATCACACTGCTCTTCCTGCTACTCTGGTCACCCTACATTGTGGCCTGCTACTGGCGAGTGTTTGTGAAAGCCTGTGCCGTGCCCCACCGTTACCTGGCCACCGCTGTTTGGATGAGCTTCGCCCAGGCTGCCGTCAACCCGATCGTCTGCTTCCTGCTCAACAAGGACCTCAAGAAGTGCCTGAGGACTCATGCCCCCTGCTGGGGCACAGGAGATGCCCCGGCGCCTAGAGAACCCTACTGTGTCATGTGA